The Rhinoraja longicauda isolate Sanriku21f chromosome 15, sRhiLon1.1, whole genome shotgun sequence genome includes a region encoding these proteins:
- the LOC144600305 gene encoding LOW QUALITY PROTEIN: gamma-aminobutyric acid receptor subunit alpha-3-like (The sequence of the model RefSeq protein was modified relative to this genomic sequence to represent the inferred CDS: inserted 1 base in 1 codon; deleted 3 bases in 3 codons) has protein sequence MAAHILAFLLSTGSLLIVLLSRTCLTVHGFSKKHARPVPTDGKDNITIFTRILDGLLDGYDNRLRPGLGESVTEVKTDIYVTSFGPVSDTDMEYTVDVFFRQSWRDEASEVQGPMRILPLNNLLASKIWTPDXFFHNGKKSVAHNMTTPNKLLRLVDNGTLLYTMRLTINAECRCTWRISPMDAHACPLKFGSYAYTNSEVMYVWTRGQGNSVVVAEDGSRLNQYDLLGQTVGTEVIRSNTGEYIVMTTHFHLKRKIGYFVIQTYLPCIMTVILSQVSFWLNRESVPARTVFD, from the exons atggccgcacACATTCTGGCCTTCTTGTTGTCTACAGGTTCGCTCCTGATCGTGCTCTTGTCCAGGACCTGCCTGACTGTCCATGG GTTCTCCAAGAAGCACGCGCGGCCGGTGCCCACCGACGGCAAGGACAACATTACCATCTTCACCAGGATCCTCGACGGCCTCTTGGACGGTTACGACAACCGGCTACGGCCCGGCCTGGGAG aaAGTGTGACCGAGGTAAAGACAGACATCTACGTCACCAGCTTTGGGCCCGTGTCTGACACAgacatg GAGTATACAGTGGACGTGTTTTTCCGCCAGAGCTGGCGGGAC GAAGCGTCTGAAGTTCAGGGTCCGATGCGGATTCTGCCGCTCAACAACCTGCTGGCCAGCAAGATCTGGACCCCCG ACTTCTTCCACAACGGCAAGAAGTCCGTGGCCCACAACATGACCACTCCCAACAAACTGCTGCGTCTGGTGGACAACGGcaccctgctctacaccatgag GCTGACCATCAACGCCGAGTGTCGATGCACCTGGAGGATTTCCCCCATGGACGCACACGCGTGTCCACTCAAGTTCGGCAGCT atgccTACACCAACTCAGAGGTGATGTACGTGTGGACACGA GGTCAGGGCAACTCGGTGGTGGTGGCAGAGGACGGCTCA CGGCTCAACCAATACGACCTCCTGGGCCAGACCGTGGGCACTGAGGTCATCCGCTCCAACACAG GTGAATACATCGTCATGACGACTCACTTCCACCTGAAGAGGAAGATCGGCTACTTTGTCATCCAGACCTACCTGCCCTGCATCATGACCGTCATCCTGTCACAGGTGTCATTCTGGCTCAACCGTGAATCCGTGCCCGCACGTACCGTCTTTG